AAGCGTTGTCTTGTCAAGGAGAACTTCTAAGTTGTGGCGTTATGATGAAATGATTCTCCCTTCTGAGGAATACAGGCTTGCATAGCTGAAATCCCTTCTCCATCTTCCCCTGTCTAAAAGAGAATAAGAGCAAGGACAGAGTAGTGGAGTTCCTGAAGTATCCAACTTGCAGGCAgactttttgtgttttgttcacCACCAACTTGTTGGCAGACCTTGTAGGCTTGCTTGGGCCTCTCTGGGGTTGAGGTGTCACTATGAcctgagaaagagagaaagatggagAAGTTGCCCACTTTCCTACTCATCTCCATACAGGCCAGGATGCCAGGAGTTTTATTAagtatgaaataaatgttttctcctCATACAACTTGCCACTAAAGCTGTGAGGCAATAAAACAGCTTTCTCACAAGTCACCACAGAAGGTTCTTAGAAGACAAGAGTGGAAAAAATTTTGCTTATAATGGCATTAATGATTGCTTTTTTAGCAACAGTCCTTTTGGTGCTGGTTATGTGCTGATACGCCCTTTTTATTGCTAAAAGGGAGCAATTTTGCATCTAAGTAAGACATTATAGTTGCAGTACTgattttttctggctttttagatttttttttctcctgcctcCTGCATATTCTGTTGTTGTGGTTGGCCTCAGTCTTGGCAATTTAATCATGAAAATTTGTTAATGGTGGAATAATTTACAAAGAGGTCCATGCCtctgtaaaaagaaagatataGTGCAGTGTTCAGTTATTGCTAAAGTTGTTGAGACACAGGAGCAAGAGTTTCCAAAGGATAGCAAGAAGCTAGCACTGCATGTCTTCCTCACACAAAGATGCCTGTTTTGTGTAGTCTTTTTAGTTGAACATTGTACCATTAGAATCAAACCTAAccattaataaattaaataaatagcatttttggCTTCCTGGTAGAGAATCTGATATTTCCTGGCTTCCCACATATCTTCTTCAAGCCAAGTTTTAGTTCTTTGAAAAGTTACTGCCTGGCCTGTCTTCAAGGAACACTTCTGGTGTCCCGTCTTAAATACTGAGAACTGACCATGTACACCATGTCCTTACTTTACTATACATATGCATCttttatacaaatttattttttgactgGTTGTAATATGAAAAGAAGCTGAGAATAGGAAGTTTGTTGGTTAACAGAGCTGCCCACGGTCAGCTGAATAGCTGATCGCAACAGAAAGTGCCAGTGTCTGAAGTTTGCgagatgaaaactgaaaaagagttATCCAGGTGGTCAAGGGTGATGGTGTTACATACCATGCCACAGAACTAAATCTGTTTTAATACAGCCTATAATCCGTGCCTTTAGCCAAGAGAAATTGAAGAGAAACCACCATTTTCCAAGGCAAACTCTTCCATTGGtgaattgaattaaaaaaattataaaaataaattatccctgaatttgcatttttcttcttcacagcCAATGGCTCTTACTGTGCTTTTGACTGGTGCAGAACAGGTTTCCCTGTGATTAAACTAAAAAAGTAAGTTCTTGAGTTCTATAGTAGGGCAGGCttaacaggtttttttttttttttttttttttttttttttttttttgaaccacTGGCCGTGGCATTTTCCTAGCAGCAAGTTAGATGTTTCCAGGAATGCAGCTAATGCTGAGTGCTTTTTAGGTGTTATAtgctaaaataaacaaatgggATTCACACCTGCTGATTTCCTGAGCAGCTAACATATCACCGCTGGTtcatccctctctctctctctctgtgtcaGCATGTAATCCTAAAGTAGATTGGTCTGTGAAACTGGAATTTGTAGGCAAAAACTGCATCCTAAGCTTAGAAattgaagtctttttttttcttttctttttttcctgaaaactagAGAAAACAGTGAAGCAGTCACTCAGCATAGATGGGTGCTGCTATTACCTCCTTTCCTGTCTTTCAGACAACACCTCTGTGTTCTGTGTTGGAGGATTTCTCCAAAAATGATGGGCTTAAATTCGAAGGTCAAATCTATTGCTCCCAATTCCTAGAGGAGTGCCCTAACCACAAAACTATAGGCTGTTCCTGGGGTTACACTGCCTGTCCTGTGCTGGAGCTGGATTGCTTTCAAGAATGCATGAGTTATAGGGCCAGAAGGTCAGTACGTAAGAGGGAGCCTGACTTGGTAGATATTTCATGTTACACAGTAATTGGatataaacaagaaataaagcTAAGGGCAGATGCAGCAGTCCTAGGTCTTCCTCCTCTAGCTGAGTACCCTGTCCTCTCTGGATTACAGAGCTGGATCTTGGCCTGCCTGCTTCCTTGGCCATAGATTTTTTACAGCCTTGGGTACCCAATAGCCCAGCTCCAGCATGACGAGTTTGATAAGTTTATGAACTCATACTTGATGCTGATTTCCTTATCTCAAAGAGATAAAAACCAAGCATGTGAAATACAAATGCAGCTAAGCCTTATTTGTTGTCTAGCGTAAGGTTAAGTTATTTCCTGCACGAGCCCACGCGCTGAAAGAAGGGGTGGAGGGGAACTCGTAGCAGCTGGCAACAACTCTTGGAGAAGCTGAAAACTTGCACAGGAGCTTTCATTGGCTCTGCCACAGGGAGCCCCTTATGCAGTGGGAATGATGGGCAGAGGCTAGCTCCCTGGCATTTGTGCAAGTTTGAGAGGTTTTTGTTTCTTGGGGCAGTTCTCAGTTGCTTGGTCTCAGCCAAATGCTGGCTGATTCTGTACTAAGTAGGACAGAACTGGCCTGTTCTTGCCAGAAGCCAGATTCttctcaaatacattttgtgtttgttctcATGCTCTGTTTACAGACAGACAGCATTCACCATGTTGCCTTGCAGTCAGGCTGAGTTTACCAAAATGATCTGCGAGAATagtgaagtttcttttctctttgtatctCATTACCTAAAATACATGTTGTTCATGGCATGTTGCTGGCACCCGGTGGCCTTGTTTGCATCCTTACGTCTTGAATGGGGGGGGTTGTGTGTCAGGGTTTAGAAGGGGTGATTTGCAGGCCAGTAAGGGGCAACCCTGTAATTAGAAATTTCCTGATAGGATGCACAACATTTGACCTGCTGGTTTAAAATAGAATAGTATATTCTCTGTAAACATTTTATGGTCCACCTTTGATAGGGATGTATGGTAGAAATAGGTGGTGCATTCCTATCTGATTCTAGAAGTACTCGTGAACATGTACTGCAGTATTTGATTTGTGACATTACAATAGTGGTTTTGATTAATAATGCTTTATTAATTATAAGCATAGACTTACTGAATAAATCCTATTCATTCTATCAAATGGCTCTCCATGCCTAGGTAAAATTATTTCGGTAATTATAAAGCTACTGTAGTATTTGTCTACGTTACAGACTTTGTGTTGTTAGCTCTGCCAGTTTCATTGAAGTCCAGGGTACGAGCTCTGCTTGACCCCATCTTTGACATGGAACAAGGCAAAGTTGAGCTTTCAGCTGCGCATTTTGTGGTGAGAAAGGATGGATGTGATAAGACAGGATCTTCCCCCAAAAAGAGAAAGGGGTGGAAGAAAGAATATCCTTCCTGATGTGACTCTGGACCTGGATGCTTCTCTTTCCTATCAGAGAAATGAAACCAGAGAGGTGACGTCTCTGCTGAAAAGAACTGAACTCCCCCGCAAAAGACACCAGAGTTGTCACTGTTACTTTACATGCTTGGGTTTAAAGAGGAAAGTAGAAGAGTACGCATGAGGAGTGCTGGTGCCAGTCATCCAGGGGGGAGCTCTCCTCTCGCTGTTTCTAGAAGATACAGATTTGTaactcctgatttttttttcttccctttctgtaTAAAACACGCAAGCACTGGGGATCAGTTGTTTTATCTACTACTGAAATGCAGCCATCAGTGCAGAATAACATGAGAGCAATTTGAGAGGAAGCGTGGAACACTATAGTCAACTGAAACTAATTACCTGATTAGATTTTGGCCAGTCTGTGTGGGTTGACATCCAGTGGTCTTGGCGATAATACCTGCGAACAAAGCCAAGTCTAGTCTTGCTTCAGTTAAAGACTTTGGACAAAACCTCTGGACTTGAGCACTGAATGTTAAGCACTGTGAAAATAGGCCACTGATTTAAAGTACTCATGGCTACAATGCCTGTACGTGGGCACCTGGGTTACCTGCACTTACATGGGTTTTAGAAACACTATTTCAATCTAAAGGTGATTCTGTTTCAATGAATTTTAACTCTGCATCAGATCTGCTCACAGCTTTAGCATTTCTTTCAGCACGTGCAACTTCTCCTCTTAGAAATTTAGCCCAAGCCTGACCTTCAGATCTTGTAGACTTAGATATTAACCTAAAGCGTTGTTATCTATCTCACCTAGTGTGCTACAGTACTCCTATCTCTATAGCTCCACAGGAGTTAAATACAGGATGGGTTAGCTTTGTTAGGTGAGAAGTATTTGTTACTGCCATTGCAGTCCTCTCTTACACCATCTCCATTTTTGATCTGTTCATGtctttgtttggaaaatgtttgGCATTTTTCAATGCCAAATATGCAATGGCATGTGTTCATTATTTTGCCTTGTTAGGAGTATCTATGCAACATTTCAAGTGTCTGTAGCGTTAGGGTATCTATACTCGTAAGTCTGATGGTGGTTTTTTTTATCTTGGCATCACTCTAAAAAAGCCAGTACTTGAAGGGAACATTTGAAGCTTTCCTGTGGAGAGAGGGATGGTTCCTTCATGGTGTTACTAAAGCACAGTCCACCAAGTGAGCAGAGCACATTTACAAAGACTTGAATGTCCTTAGCTCTGGCCTGGAAGCTTTTGGGTGCATTTTCTTCCAATGCTGTTGAAGTACTGCTCTCTTCCTTCCcaggaagaacaaaataaaaactgtcaGACGAGCTGTGATGGTTCAGTGGTGACCATTGTAAGAGAAATTTAGAACTTCTACTCTAATCTCCTGGCAGTCCATTCTCACGCATTACTAAACTGAATTGGGCAAGTGTTGATGAAAATCCAGCAGGTGGTAAAAGAGATGctccacagaaaaagaaattctaataGACAaccataggaaaaaatatttttgctaactGGCCGACTGTTTTATCTTAGCAATTGAAGTATGTTCTAACCTGTTCCTTAACAAGAAATCcacatctaaaataaatattgaattcTCTCCTGTTTAAAAACACTCTTAAACTGTTTGCCTAAGAGGCCGTGTAGTAATGAAGTCCTCGAAGTTGTGTTTAAGCATTTCTTCTTACTGCAAGAATAAATCTTTCAGACTTTCAGCCTCCCACAAAGACAACGAATGCAAAGCTGTAAGTGTCATAAACCTCAAGAAACTTCAGAAGCagtttaaagtaataaaaatacacttttggACACCTCTTGCTACTTACGTGTGGAACTAGACTAGACACGAATTCCAAGGCCGAGCAGGGAAATGAGAATTCACCTTATGTAACCTGctattctcttcccttctctctagCGTTCCACAAATCAGTTGTCACGGTGTTGGCAGGAGTCTTCTGAGCCTTAGTTAGCCAGGAGTTTGCCCAGCTGTTTGGCCCAGGATTTcacaaaaaaaggaggaaatctTTCTGGCTGAAGCTTCTGTAAAATAACTGGTGCAGAGatcaaagcagcagcttccctatcgggggggggggggggaagagagtaGTTGGAaagtttggggagggggtgagGTGAGGTGACTTTCGATGGGGCCTGGTCTCTTTCTGATAAATACTCACCCTAGAAAATAGTTATTCTCCCAGGAAAAGTAGTGGGATTACACAGGCAGCAAGATGTCCGTTGTTCTAAAAGAATCTGTAAAACTAAGCTCCAGTGCAATTTTGTGGTTTGAACGtgtgtttcttcttcttacAGCTACTTGTTTTGCCATTGCAGGATGATTTGGAAATTCGCCTTGTCCGTTTTTCTGATGGCAGCGCTGGCTAGAGTAACAGACACCAGGAAGAACCGTCCCGCGGGAGCAATTCCATCCCCTTAcaaagacagcagcagcaacaactcGGAGAGGAGGCAGCACCTCAACAAGGAAGTGCTGGCCTCTAGCCAGGAGGCCCTTGTGGTCACGGAAAGGAAGTACCTTAAGAGTGACTGGTGCAAAACACAGCCCCTGCGGCAGACTGTTAGTGAGGAGGGCTGCGTAAGCCGCACTATCATCAACCGCTTTTGCTATGGGCAGTGCAACTCCTTCTACATACCGCGGCACgtgaagaaggaggaggaatcCTTCCAGTCCTGTGCCTTTTGCAAGCCGCATAAGGTCACCTCGTCGACTGTGCAGCTGGAGTGCCCTGAGCTGGACCCCCCTTTCCGACTCAAGAAAATCCAGAAGGTGAAGCAGTGCCGCTGCATGTCTGTGAATCTCAACAACTCAGGCAAACTGTGAGAGCAGGCGGGTACCTACTGCATGGCGTTGCCCCCCTCAGATTTACTGCTGCCTCTCTTCTCCCACCGAGCAGACTCACTGTCTATTGTGTTGGtttgttgcttcttttttttccgtgttctttttttccttctttcaggaGGCATCTCTCCAGCAAGGAAAGGCTCCTTGTCACTTGCCTACTGGAATAAAGCTTTTTAATGGGCTGTGTTAGGCACTTTGCCATAAAGTTTCATTGCATTTCCAGTGTCAGCTGACGGTTGAATCCTCCAGAGTGCAGCAGGTTCCCAGAAGTTGGGATTGATCATCTAAGCGACCAGTTGGCTGAATCCAGTATTAAATGTTTCCACTGTGTGGAGTAAAGCCCTCTGCCCTACACTCCAGTCCCCTCCACAAGAAGAGAAGGCCTTGCTAGTGTTTCAGTCCAGGCTTGCTGTTCTCACGACCAAGCGCTGGGTGTGCTGCCCGGAGCTGGGCGACGCAGACACAGAAGAGACAGAGTATTACACCGAAAGAAAGTGAGACTCTCTTGATGAGGCTCTTCTTGCAAAGACAGCTTTGATGATTGATTGTGCAATGACCAACTCTTCTGGGCTGGTTGTCTGAACCACAGATAAGAACCGAAGGGGAGGGCGGGAAGTGTTAGGTCAGCCTCCAGGATCGCATCCGCAGACTGAAGATGGATTCTAACACTGTTGTGGTTAGAATATATCAAACACATGGTCTCTGCAGTAGTGTTTATTTTGTAACCTAGCTATAGTAAACAGCTGTTTAAAGTATTATAGACCTAGCCATGTATATTTTCCTTGTGGCAGAATATGCCAGAGATTAAAATGTGTTGAGTAAGAGACATGGTTGCTAGATCAGTAGCCTGGCTTAAAATGGACATGTTTTTAACTAGGCTTTCCAGTAGGTTTTTTTGTGTTAGGTATGTGTGTGTTTCTTACTCCAAAAAAGGATGGCATCCATTTATTACCTTGTATTTATACCTGCTCGGATTGGTGGAAATGGGATGGTAGTAGGAGAGGAGCTGAAAACACTTAAGGAAACAATGTTTCACTTAAGGTATTAAAGCACTGTagcacaaaaaacaaaatttggtCTTTGTTGGACTGAATACAAAAGCTGCCTTATGCACCAGTGTGTCAGGTGTTGGGAGCGGCGGCTCTCCCATGCAGTGGTTGGAAACCAGGTAACTTGTTAGTATTAAAGGGCAAAACCACCAGTAAGTGCTCTTGGAATGGGTCACAGCTATAGGAGCAGGGAGAAACTAAGCTGTAATTACGCAGTACTGGTGGTCTGCTGAAATTTTGAGTTCTGACTTATCGGTGTTGttaaagttcatttaaaattataccGTGTTGTTACTTTCTTAGCAGAGTTTAGCTTGTCTGTATATCTCATTTGTTCCAGTTCTGATCTGTATTAATACCAGCTGCATTAAAGGCCTACATCTAAAAACAAACCAGCTCCTTCTCCCAGACCGAAGCCCATGCATGGTAAGTTGTCTGAAACACACCAATTATTAAAAATGGCAAGCTGACTCCCTGACGCATGTCATACAGTTCTGCATTTAGTGAAACCAGCTTGCTGTAGGAGCCCTTCCCTGCCAGCCTCCTTAGGTACCGTCACTCCAAGGGGTTAATGCGTTTAGTGCTCTCGCCAGCCAGGAGTGCAGTGCCACAGGTCTCTGTTATGTGAGACAGGCTGCTCTAAGAGGCTTTCCAGACTGAGCTCCAGTGGAGCTCACCAAGCGGTTTACGGGGATTGGCACGGGCAGGATGAGGTTGGTCAGGTATGTTAGCCCTCTGCATGAACCGCTATGCAATGTACTTTCTGTTGTGGTCTTTCACAGTCGAAAACGCAGAGGGAGACTCCTTGCGCTTTTGAAGCCACCACTGCGAGGCTGTCAGCATCATGCCAGCCACTGAATGGGCAATATTCAGTCTAGGCTTGAGActgctggggggagggagggtaaGGAAGGCAGCAATAGTTATAATCTAGTATGACGCCAGGGATCGTGGTCTCCCTTTGcaagaaaagaactgaaagccAGGCCCTACTAGCATTTTGGACTAGAGAGGGAGAAACACCTTAGTAACTTCAGTTAGGAAAAATGTGCAAGAATCTTTATCTTTAAGCTATGACCTGCCTGGGTTTCTCATCAGTTTGCAATATGAATATGCTGCAGCTTAAAGCTCCTTCTAGGAGCTGTGTTTATGTAAAAACTGAGTTGAGCTTGTAATGgttaaaactgtatttaattcttgttttataaatgaaaacaaaaatgaagaaatgctcTAAGtataatgtaattattttatagGTCTACTATTAAATTatagaataaagaataaagctACTCTAGGGTTATATGGTATCCAGGTGTATGGGCTTTGCTTCGATACCCAGTATCCAACCAGTCTCAAATCAATCTTattcttcagctttcttctgGCCCTACCAGACCTGGGTAAAGGATTGCTCACCCTAACTGCTTAGAAAAGCCTAGCTACCCTCCTCCCTCAAACCCCAGGGCATCtataagggaaaagaagaaaggaaactgaGCTAGCCATAGAATTTGGAGTTGACTCTCCACATACAAATCTTGGCTTTTTTGGTTAACCGACAAGATGACAGTCAAAGCTCCACCACCAGCTAAACTGCTGGCATCACTTGCGGTAAGAGAAGTAGCTATTATCCTGACCTAAGTggttttccttaaaatatagTTAGATCACTATGTAATAGGCATTGGCCTCCTCATGGAACAAATCTTTAGAAGATGTAGTTGAATTCAAACACTTACTATCACCTCTTGAATTCACTATATGTCTCTCAAACTGTAGCgtttgttgttgattttttttttttgtatgtttgttttcaacCCTGAGTAAAGATagttaaaaagtaattttgaaggTAAACTTCAGTCAGGAAAGTGAGTTCCCTCACTGAGGTATGACACCTCATGTGACCAGAACAGATGCTTTTTATGAGTCTTAAAAGTGGCAGGAGCATCTAGCCCACAACTACCAATGGAGGGCTGTGTCCTTAATGACACTATAAAAGACCTATGCAGGAAGCCCTTCCAGTAGCTGttggttttgaaaaattaatgttCTTCTGTGCATTAGCTAGAAGTGTTGTCAGGGGCCTCTACTTGGAGCTTGTGAATACCTTTGTCAGTTGGCCCCCAAAGAGACCCAGTAGCCATCTCCAACACCTCTCTCATTTCCCCTCTCTATTAGCCCTTCCCCTGCTTTGCAGGTAGCTTTATCATCCAGCGCTGCCTCGGACATCTAGCTATTAGTGTTGCAACCAAGACTGCAGCTTTGGCTTGCTCAGCTTCTTGCTGCCTGACCACCATCCGTACCAAAAACATGTGATGTAGTTCAATAAACTCCCCTTTTGTGGAAGCAATCCAAGAGCAAGGCAAGTCTCTAGGGAGATAAAATAGGTTTTACTCAGATAGATCCAGTGTTTATTAAACTAGCCTGCAGCACACTCCCTGATGTTGCGGTacagggaaagggagggagcaCAATAAGTATTAAGTTCTACCATGCCAGCATTGCCAGGACCCCACTTTGTGAAGGGTGGCAGATGAAGACAACACCCCCCCCCGCcaatttttaagagaataaatttGAACTGCCTCTGGGAATACAGGAGAGAACAGTGCTGACTGACCTAACGTGCacacagttttcagaaaaactccATGCTTTTGAGACAATGGACTTACCTTTGGATGCCTTTACAACTAGGTTGAATGGATGTACAGCACAGGTGCAGCTGAGCCTATAATAAACAAGCGA
The sequence above is a segment of the Rhea pennata isolate bPtePen1 chromosome 3, bPtePen1.pri, whole genome shotgun sequence genome. Coding sequences within it:
- the GREM2 gene encoding gremlin-2, with translation MIWKFALSVFLMAALARVTDTRKNRPAGAIPSPYKDSSSNNSERRQHLNKEVLASSQEALVVTERKYLKSDWCKTQPLRQTVSEEGCVSRTIINRFCYGQCNSFYIPRHVKKEEESFQSCAFCKPHKVTSSTVQLECPELDPPFRLKKIQKVKQCRCMSVNLNNSGKL